One region of Eremothecium gossypii ATCC 10895 chromosome II, complete sequence genomic DNA includes:
- the SEC62 gene encoding Sec63 complex subunit SEC62 (Syntenic homolog of Saccharomyces cerevisiae YPL094C (SEC62); Newly annotated start codon according to sequence correction 75bp upstream of original start codon.), which produces MSDPESPLWVATLLRHHKELKQRQGMFQSRHMEFFRFKRFVRALNSDEYRAKSEREPEKYPPVRSEEDARDVFVSLIKAQLVLPCTKLHTAQCREHGLAPSKDYPHLLLSTKATLDADEYYVWTHNPKTLTDYLTVVGVIVGILAFVCYPLWPHSMKRVVYYLSLGLLGLLAVFSALALVRFVIYVLSLAFCSERGGFWIFPNLFEDCGVIASFKPLYGFGETECYGYIKKQKRRKRKLEKKKQ; this is translated from the coding sequence ATGTCGGACCCCGAGTCCCCGCTGTGGGTGGcgacgctgctgcgccaTCACAAGGAGCTGAAGCAGAGACAGGGCATGTTTCAGTCGAGACATATGGAGTTCTTCCGGTTTAAGCGGTTCGTGCGCGCGCTGAATTCGGATGAGTACCGTGCCAAGAGCGAGCGGGAGCCAGAAAAGTACCCGCCGGTGCGGTCCGAAGAGGACGCGCGCGACGTGTTTGTGTCGCTGATCAAGGCGCAGCTGGTGCTGCCGTGCACGAAACTGCACACGGCGCAGTGCCGCGAGCATGGGCTCGCACCCAGCAAGGACTACCcgcacctgctgctgtcgaCAAAGGCCACGCTGGATGCGGACGAGTACTACGTGTGGACACACAACCCGAAGACGCTCACGGACTACCTGACAGTCGTGGGGGTGATTGTGGGCATCCTGGCGTTTGTCTGCTACCCTCTGTGGCCGCACTCCATGAAGCGGGTGGTGTACTATCTGTCTCTGGGCCTGCTAGGCCTGCTCGCAGTGTTCTCTGCTCTGGCGCTCGTGCGCTTTGTCATCTACGTGCTCTCGCTGGCGTTCTGCagcgagcgcggcggcttCTGGATCTTCCCCAATCTCTTCGAGGACTGCGGTGTCATCGCCAGTTTCAAACCGCTCTACGGCTTCGGCGAGACCGAGTGCTACGGCTACATCAAGAAGCAGAAACGCCGCAAGCGCAAGCTGGAGAAGAAAAAACAGTAA
- the FZO1 gene encoding mitofusin (Syntenic homolog of Saccharomyces cerevisiae YBR179C (FZO1)) has product MSEDKRNGKDAPWELSYGRDGAGFNGDDLDKFLEHGSKAARRASNEQLVSSHLSQWNYNQNRGALMQGIEEASELVSDLVRENDERPMHVPDNDLQILQVSLRLDGNWKDDLTLDKEALAQIFKTRATSALEHLAKLLVRVQDTSSKVFITGDLNAGKSTLCNALLRKRLLPEDQLPCTNVFCEILEARENENVEQVHAIPVSIAATVKEAYDAYNILDQTTYQVFPLEKLNSLVHKNTEYSLLKIYIRDDQRPAESSLLRNGTADIALIDSPGLNMDSVQTTEVMSRQEEIDLVIFVVNAENQLTLSGKEFISTASKEKKLMFFVVNKFDHIKDKQRCKKLILDQIKEISPETYKQSTEFVHFISSEGVFIDDSNGNPDGSDPDDNDNDNENRHEPDPDFDGLENSLRNFVLKKRSLSKLLPAKTYLMKLLYDIEKISLWNVHVYKEEENQLTSELEELAPVINGTRTHCSKLTEAVDRKTDELVNDVYDFTKRRILSSLEVTHSDFPRYDGLSNIHDYIFRARQYIIDQIKSSVVSSELYARNSTQQVVNEINELAKNELGNDFMSDRVFQSDLMFSRKKHSLGKKLSVPFNVQDLWAPSWDGFLSYVTCGFQVWNSGVSTEPVKSHELTDRLGLSTYSINKYWTSPSLLLTSRIPALAVYSYGGVKLVTNLLLYGTRFFSWQSLRKISTSLLLVGSALGAAYIISDLPRALPINLSNNYRKKLHDLDYIHANADRISKEVREVLKIPTREVVKSCELVLDKKQEQKRKLEVKMQNNALSVDFFHRLAQRASVHRGMVEEINLEVD; this is encoded by the coding sequence ATGAGCGAAGATAAGCGAAACGGCAAGGACGCACCGTGGGAGCTGTCGTATGGGCGTGATGGTGCGGGCTTTAACGGAGACGATTTGGACAAATTTCTTGAGCATGGGTCCAAagcagcgcggcgggccTCGAACGAACAGCTTGTGTCATCACACCTCTCACAGTGGAACTATAACCAGAATCGGGGAGCGTTGATGCAGGGCATCGAGGAGGCATCAGAGCTGGTGAGCGATTTGGTGCGGGAGAACGATGAGAGACCGATGCATGTGCCAGACAATGATCTACAGATTTTACAAGTGAGCTTGAGGTTGGATGGCAACTGGAAGGATGACTTGACGCTTGACAAGGAGGCGTTGGCACAGATTTTCAAGACACGCGCCACCTCTGCGCTCGAGCATCTTGCGAAGTTGCTGGTTCGCGTGCAGGACACCTCTTCGAAGGTGTTCATCACGGGCGACCTCAACGCGGGCAAGTCGACGTTGTGTAACGCTTTGTTGAGGAAACGGCTTCTACCCGAGGACCAGCTTCCGTGCACGAATGTTTTTTGCGAGATACTTGAGGCCCGCGAGAACGAGAACGTAGAGCAGGTACATGCCATTCCTGTTTCCATCGCAGCAACTGTGAAGGAGGCCTACGACGCGTATAATATCCTGGACCAGACTACGTATCAGGTATTCCCACTTGAGAAGCTTAACAGTCTTGTGCACAAGAACACAGAGTACTCGCTTCTAAAGATATACATACGCGATGACCAGCGGCCTGCAGAATCCAGCTTGTTGAGAAATGGCACTGCTGATATCGCTTTGATCGACTCGCCCGGGCTAAACATGGACTCTGTGCAGACGACTGAGGTTATGTCGCGTCAGGAGGAAATCGATTTGGTGATATTTGTCGTTAATGCCGAAAATCAGTTGACCTTGTCAGGGAAAGAGTTCATTTCTACAGCTTCCAAGGAGAAGAAGTTAATGTTTTTTGTTGTGAATAAGTTCGACCATATCAAAGACAAACAGCGTTGCAAGAAATTAATTTTAGACCAGATTAAAGAGATTTCGCCGGAGACCTACAAACAATCTACAGAGTTTGTCCACTTCATCTCCAGCGAGGGTGTATTTATTGATGATTCAAATGGAAATCCGGATGGTAGTGACCCAGATGATAATGATAATGATAATGAAAATCGTCATGAACCAGACCCAGACTTTGATGGCTTGGAAAACAGCTTGCGTAACTTTGTGTTGAAGAAGCGGTCGCTATCTAAATTGCTGCCCGCTAAGACGTACCTAATGAAATTGTTGTACGATATCGAAAAGATCTCCTTGTGGAACGTTCACGTTTATAAGGAAGAAGAAAACCAGCTAACGTCCGAGTTGGAAGAGCTAGCTCCAGTCATCAACGGCACAAGAACGCACTGTTCAAAACTCACCGAAGCGGTCGACAGGAAGACTGACGAACTTGTTAATGACGTTTACGACTTCACCAAAAGACGCATTTTATCTTCACTCGAAGTTACTCATAGCGATTTCCCTCGCTACGATGGCCTTTCAAATATCCATGACTATATTTTTAGGGCCAGACAATATATTATCGACCAGATCAAGTCCAGCGTTGTGAGCAGCGAGTTGTATGCTAGGAACTCTACTCAGCAGGTTGTGAACGAAATCAACGAGTTGGCCAAGAACGAGCTAGGCAACGACTTCATGTCTGACCGTGTATTCCAAAGTGACCTCATGTTCTCCAGAAAAAAACATTCTCTAGGGAAGAAGCTCAGCGTGCCTTTCAATGTCCAAGATCTCTGGGCACCCTCCTGGGATGGCTTCCTCTCATACGTCACATGTGGTTTTCAGGTGTGGAATTCTGGCGTTTCTACCGAACCGGTAAAGTCACACGAGCTCACGGACCGCCTAGGCCTCTCCACTTACTCCATCAACAAGTACTGGACCTCACCCTCTTTGCTTCTTACGTCACGCATCCCAGCTCTTGCGGTCTACTCCTACGGTGGTGTTAAGCTAGTCACCAACCTTCTACTCTACGGAACGCGCTTTTTCAGTTGGCAGTCCCTTCGTAAGATTTCCACCTCGTTGCTGCTTGTGGGTTCCGCGCTCGGCGCTGCATACATCATCAGTGACTTACCGCGTGCCCTTCCAATTAATTTATCTAACAACTACAGAAAGAAGTTGCACGACCTGGACTACATCCATGCCAACGCTGACCGCATTTCGAAGGAGGTACGCGAGGTCCTAAAAATCCCTACCCGGGAGGTGGTTAAGTCCTGTGAGCTCGTTCTCGACAAGAAACAAGAACAGAAAAGGAAGCTTGAGGTCAAGATGCAAAACAACGCCTTGAGCGTCGATTTTTTCCACCGTTTAGCACAGAGAGCATCTGTGCACAGAGGGATGGTTGAAGAAATTAACTTAGAAGTAGACTAA
- a CDS encoding DODA-type extradiol aromatic ring-opening family dioxygenase (NOHBY216; No homolog in Saccharomyces cerevisiae; Syntenic homolog of Kluyveromyces lactis KLLA0C14993g) yields the protein MAYRGWVPGSDSMRSDSLHSLFSTVKPRMPVFFISHGAPTFMYPDEKFCADPGAYRATQNLGKYIREVIKPNFILVVSAHWQSNKPGTVKIAIPTALRLWQQQGSVPFQDGESDVTKGHPLENELIYDFYGFSTRMYEEEFHSKSSMALATDIADTINHVRSPLCAVLTERGIDHGVWVPLKVAFSASKCVDDDWDVPVPLVQISLAAGNDLRDQYALGRLLSRYRDLGGLIITSGMAVHNLRDLFCGSAIAKSHSRSSAFHWALSNVLLTTPPNACKFGRLLRLFSSAEGRELLQAAHPTLEHFLPIIVGLGAGEGLDGPDKYTIRELYQNDAPSLGWSIYQYGTYS from the coding sequence ATGGCCTATCGCGGCTGGGTTCCAGGATCCGATTCTATGCGCTCTGATTCGCTACATAGTCTGTTCTCCACTGTGAAGCCTCGTATGCCCGTGTTCTTTATATCTCACGGTGCTCCCACCTTTATGTATCCCGATGAGAAGTTCTGTGCCGATCCTGGCGCCTACCGGGCCACGCAAAATCTGGGCAAATATATCCGAGAGGTTATCAAACCCAATTTTATTCTGGTTGTCTCGGCACACTGGCAGTCCAACAAGCCTGGAACTGTGAAGATCGCCATACCCACGGCGCTGAGATTATGGCAGCAGCAGGGCAGCGTCCCCTTCCAAGACGGCGAATCGGACGTAACTAAAGGGCACCCGTTGGAGAACGAATTGATATACGATTTTTATGGGTTCTCGACCCGGATGTACGAGGAGGAGTTCCATAGCAAATCAAGCATGGCTCTAGCTACCGACATCGCGGACACCATCAACCACGTACGCAGCCCGCTATGCGCTGTGCTCACAGAACGCGGCATAGACCATGGCGTTTGGGTCCCCCTAAAAGTTGCGTTCTCCGCTTCGAAGTGCGTGGATGACGATTGGGATGTCCCGGTACCGCTGGTCCAAATATCACTGGCGGCGGGAAACGACCTGCGGGACCAGTATGCGCTCGGGCGCCTCCTGTCCAGGTACCGCGACCTCGGCGGGTTGATAATAACGTCTGGCATGGCTGTGCACAACCTGAGAGATCTCTTCTGCGGATCTGCCATCGCAAAAAGCCACTCGCGCTCATCTGCCTTTCACTGGGCACTGTCCAACGTCCTGCTAACCACGCCGCCCAACGCCTGTAAATTCGGCAGACTACTTCGTCTCTTCTCGAGCGCGGAGGGACGAGAACTGTTGCAGGCTGCCCATCCGACGTTGGAGCACTTCTTGCCCATCATAGTGGGTTTGGGTGCGGGGGAGGGCTTGGATGGGCCTGACAAATACACGATCAGAGAGCTTTATCAAAACGATGCACCTTCATTGGGGTGGTCTATATACCAGTATGGTACCTACTCATAA
- the CGI121 gene encoding Cgi121p (Syntenic homolog of Saccharomyces cerevisiae YML036W (CGI121); 2-intron), whose protein sequence is MLTTTIPQFPDTKLYISLFRNVSNAPEIVDSLAELPYSIIDARTLLSREQLLSAVYRAMLEKHCNKLRTRNLHTEVLLCLSPTSNVMSQIGDAMKRFGIKKDSTSVVLVKAVTGDETFDPKGFSEVIRGEELEFSDTALRESADIDTIRENYKLKCFECERLEELSAALVHAIQLRGL, encoded by the exons ATGCTCACGACGACAATCCCACAGTTTCCTGATACAAAGCTGTATATCAGCCTTTTCAGAAACGTTTCTAACGCGCCGGAAATTGTTGACAGCCTTGCAGAACTTCCGTACAGCATCATCGATGCCAGAACATTGCTATCAAGGGAGCAGCTGCTCAGTGCAGTTTACAGAGCTATGCTCGAGAAGCACTGCAACAAGTTGCGGACCAGAAACCTGCATACGGAAGTTCTTTTGTGCCTCTCTCCTACATCAAACGTAA TGTCGCAGATCGGAGATGCTATGAAACGGTTCGGCATCAAAAAGGATAGTACCAGTGTGGTTCTTGTGAAGGCCGTAACCGGGGACGAAACTTTCGATCCCAAGGGGTTTTCAGAGGTTATCCGCGGCGAAGAGCTGGAATTTAGCGATACGGCCCTGCGCGAGAGCGCCGATATCGACACCATAAGAGAG AATTACAAGTTGAAGTGCTTCGAATGTGAGCGTTTGGAAGAGCTCTCGGCCGCTCTAGTGCATGCTATCCAACTAAGAGGGCTGTAA
- a CDS encoding ABR194Cp (Syntenic homolog of Saccharomyces cerevisiae YBR177C (EHT1) and YPL095C (EEB1)) — translation MGLPTFAPRSWGYRGTITHRPHEEGLVKLPLKDKEKEPVTLSDLLNEHVPELKDGARFYLHPYLYNGILQTMYLYGADFSQQYKPFYGREIVSYSDGGVSTADWAMREWDDLYAAPEGYNKEKFDADAAKTHPENWPRLQPNTRFLDEEELAKIPKDTRPLIVVAHGLAGGSHENIIRALVTELLSVGNGQFNVVVLNSRGCARSKIANKKLFSAFHTMDIREFINREHARQPERKIYGLGFSFGSVIFGNYLGEEGDKSPLSGAVCCAGPWDMFASSKMLNDDFWISRLFGKNLVKHLSRLLHVNRKELEYDGSKGDDVEDASPTNPASHIFTKENLARASTMACTRDFDNFFTAPALGFKNANDYYKAASPVNIVGKIRVPTLLINALDDPMVGAEGFLPIEKLRSNKHILLCTTDIGGHLAYLDKNYTPWMAGRVAEFLSKMDTLVA, via the coding sequence ATGGGGTTACCAACTTTTGCGCCAAGAAGCTGGGGCTACAGGGGTACCATCACGCATCGGCCACATGAGGAGGGTCTTGTTAAACTGCCCTTGAAGGACAAAGAGAAAGAGCCAGTAACACTTTCAGACCTGCTAAACGAGCACGTTCCTGAACTAAAGGATGGTGCGCGATTCTATCTACACCCATATTTATACAATGGTATCCTGCAGACGATGTACCTGTACGGCGCCGACTTCAGCCAACAGTATAAACCATTTTATGGCCGTGAGATCGTCAGCTACTCTGATGGTGGTGTTTCGACGGCAGATTGGGCCATGCGCGAATGGGATGACCTGTATGCGGCACCTGAGGGCTACAACAAGGAGAAATTCGATGCGGATGCTGCCAAGACGCACCCTGAGAACTGGCCGAGACTACAGCCAAATACACGCTTTCTCGATGAAGAAGAGCTTGCGAAAATACCAAAGGATACGCGCCCTCTAATTGTCGTAGCACATGGTCTTGCTGGTGGGTCGCACGAGAATATCATCCGTGCCCTGGTTACAGAGCTATTGTCAGTTGGCAACGGCCAGTTTAATGTCGTTGTGCTAAACTCCCGTGGATGTGCACGTTCGAAGATCGCCAACAAGAAGCTATTCTCTGCTTTCCACACGATGGACATTCGGGAGTTCATTAACAGAGAGCATGCGAGACAGCCGGAACGCAAAATATATGGTCTTGGCTTCTCATTCGGCTCTGTCATCTTTGGCAACTATCTAGGTGAGGAGGGCGATAAGAGTCCACTTTCAGGCGCCGTTTGCTGTGCTGGGCCTTGGGATATGTTCGCCTCATCTAAAATGCTGAATGATGATTTTTGGATCAGCCGCCTCTTTGGCAAAAATCTGGTGAAGCATTTGTCGAGATTGCTTCATGTTAACCGTAAGGAACTGGAGTACGATGGCAGCAAGGGTGACGATGTAGAAGACGCGTCCCCAACGAATCCTGCCTCCCATATCTTTACTAAGGAAAATCTGGCGCGCGCCTCGACCATGGCTTGCACACGCGATTTCGACAACTTCTTCACTGCGCCTGCTCTTGGTTTCAAGAATGCCAATGACTACTATAAAGCGGCTAGTCCCGTTAACATTGTGGGCAAGATAAGAGTCCCAACACTGTTAATCAACGCTCTGGATGATCCGATGGTAGGCGCCGAGGGTTTTCTTCCAATCGAAAAGCTAAGAAGTAACAAGCATATATTGTTATGCACGACAGACATAGGCGGTCACCTAGCCTACCTGGATAAAAACTATACCCCATGGATGGCCGGTAGAGTAGCTGAATTCCTATCTAAAATGGACACGCTAGTTGCCTAG
- the IVY1 gene encoding Ivy1p (Syntenic homolog of Saccharomyces cerevisiae YDR229W (IVY1)) codes for MGSPTRYAPHLSEFYSIVNQDAQDGRQAALPQDDTGHEQALGLNKQANRSDVRRSMSLAESADSFAQLRRPSSIRSTTTSITDLQTLITKKDMVQTHDAMTQLVREMSEYALSLVSNATKASSVAFALENMAHLKGCNDGSADKFLNASGVFHLLSNHDRIIANLVTETLAPSLRDRIGAFGASFKTSELSFKKRLKEETFKLKLQEGYNIKLSKRKNRNLFSYRENLMNMQQQLDSIEALKHDYYQESYDLVEAFCQEVLKDIATLTRAQVEISENLARKGWSGGGLDDLIVSADDPFSKNRSEEEESYQETQDSLEGYTGGVDSPEPHRSATPVTGGTGAGSNKNEDTIRSASMGTNDRISDRHASPVPSTGTITVAHSSPTDINYVGFHRNHSDASVMVDYSFSLPLAGSKNHIHEIKSSSGTQQNYTSEADSPRSPVPDNTSEDILEAVSAASNLNIRHVGNDD; via the coding sequence ATGGGATCGCCTACCCGGTACGCGCCTCACCTCTCAGAGTTCTACTCGATTGTCAACCAGGATGCACAGGACGGACGGCAAgcggcgctgccgcaggATGACACAGGGCACGAGCAGGCACTGGGGCTCAACAAGCAGGCCAACCGGTCGGATGTGAGGCGGTCGATGTCGCTGGCTGAATCGGCCGATAGCTttgcgcagctgcggcggccgTCGTCGATACGGTCGACCACGACGTCTATAACGGACCTGCAGACGTTGATAACCAAAAAGGACATGGTGCAGACGCATGACGCAATGACCCAGCTTGTGCGAGAGATGAGCGAGTATGCATTGAGTCTTGTGAGCAACGCAACCAAGGCCAGCAGCGTGGCGTTCGCGCTGGAGAACATGGCGCACCTGAAGGGGTGCAACGACGGGTCGGCGGACAAGTTTTTGAACGCAAGCGGCGTGTTCCACCTGCTGTCGAACCACGACCGGATCATCGCTAATCTCGTGACCGAGACGCTCGCGCCGTCGCTGCGGGACCGAATCGGCGCCTTCGGGGCCAGTTTCAAGACGAGCGAACTCTCCTTCAAGAAACGGCTCAAGGAGGAGACGTTCAAGCTGAAGCTGCAGGAGGGCTACAACATCAAGTTATCGAAGCGGAAGAACCGCAACCTCTTTTCTTATCGCGAAAATCTCATGAATATGCAACAGCAGCTCGATTCCATCGAGGCGTTGAAGCACGATTATTACCAGGAGTCATACGATCTGGTCGAGGCGTTTTGCCAAGAGGTGCTTAAGGACATCGCTACGCTAACCAGGGCCCAGGTCGAGATCAGTGAGAATTTGGCGCGCAAGGGGTGGTCCGGTGGTGGCCTCGACGACTTGATCGTGAGCGCAGATGATCCATTCAGCAAGAACAGAAGTGAGGAGGAAGAATCGTACCAGGAGACCCAGGATAGCCTGGAGGGGTACACCGGCGGCGTGGATAGCCCGGAGCCCCACCGAAGCGCGACGCCCGTGACAGGGGGCACTGGTGCCGGCAGCAACAAAAACGAAGACACGATTCGGAGCGCATCGATGGGAACAAACGACAGGATTTCGGACCGGCACGCGTCGCCCGTACCCTCCACAGGAACGATCACTGTCGCGCATTCAAGTCCCACAGATATCAACTATGTAGGATTCCACAGGAATCACTCGGACGCATCTGTCATGGTTGACTATTCTTTTTCGCTTCCGCTAGCAGGATCTAAAAACCATATACATGAGATTAAAAGTTCCTCCGGAACACAGCAGAATTATACAAGTGAAGCCGACTCTCCGAGATCACCCGTACCCGACAATACCTCAGAGGATATCCTTGAAGCTGTATCAGCTGCGAGCAATTTGAACATAAGACATGTAGGTAACGACGACTAA
- the COX20 gene encoding Cox20p (Syntenic homolog of Saccharomyces cerevisiae YDR231C (COX20)): MAWWPFSRNNKPGVPEQDQVAAAPVQQRPAEPLPTNYTPGQRLLLEDTRPRFDTQSSASQQAVQRERATLADAWKTVRWEDFSLERMAGIPCFRDAGMAGFSAMVVAGSVTFLFHKNPVRAANWGVGGLLLGSIVGWEQCRMQRRRSFQVAEMARQTVAAKEAPMLRKPDNAQKAGAVSQASELPPKKPWYRFW, encoded by the coding sequence ATGGCGTGGTGGCCCTTTTCCAGAAACAATAAGCCTGGGGTTCCAGAGCAGGATCAAGTAGCCGCAGCCCCTGTGCAGCAGAGGCCTGCGGAACCACTACCTACCAATTATACGCCTGGACAGAGGCTGCTACTGGAAGATACGCGGCCTCGGTTCGACACACAGTCCAGTGCCAGCCAACAAGCAGTGCAGCGGGAGCGCGCCACGTTGGCGGATGCATGGAAAACCGTTCGATGGGAGGATTTTTCTCTTGAACGCATGGCCGGGATACCGTGTTTCCGCGACGCAGGCATGGCGGGCTTCTCGGCCATGGTGGTGGCCGGCTCGGTCACCTTCTTGTTCCACAAGAACCCCGTGCGGGCGGCAAACTGGGGGGTTGGCGGCCTGTTGCTCGGCTCCATTGTGGGGTGGGAGCAATGCCGCATGCAGCGTCGGCGGAGCTTCCAGGTCGCGGAGATGGCGCGCCAGACGGTTGCTGCAAAAGAGGCGCCGATGTTGCGGAAGCCCGACAACGCGCAGAAGGCCGGTGCCGTCAGCCAGGCGTCTGAGCTCCCTCCGAAGAAGCCGTGGTATCGTTTCTGGTAG
- the ACK1 gene encoding Ack1p (Syntenic homolog of Saccharomyces cerevisiae YDL203C (ACK1)), producing MAMGREQLYDGHINMYPHTEQQSKRKSVVFNGKGEVVNDGGYAPYPVEEMPVRMGTGFLPPQRPALESRTGSMDSGVLKPSIYLQPGQHKSSPGLPTENRPTTWYASPTKSSLDGGSPSSTASRERAHKARNRPLPEFSKDALYFYKIFEKTISDSGTFTPSVQMKWCETLLEYAFKPDFIAHYSINAEKLKRELTPEEQQKNKTTLLEHALKVLSKLMRMKYAPALYLMGTLYSQQPYLRVDHDGIVSKNDQKALEYYKSAAKLKNADGCYRAGVSYEYNRGMPANISRRDRLLTAVSFYEKGAACADASSGQSSSMYKLGMFQLNGLVDDDTGEIIVEQDVISAIRWFERAAAHDKTVSPQALYELAKIYEFDCLHPQLQQAVKLQHVPQDTLKALDLYIRCAIKFNYPLAQWKLGHCYEYAELHLPYSPEKSIVWYLKAANAAPKGNAMAMLALSGWYLTGVKGVLEPNASESYKWAYKASIASEGRLPKAEYALGFYTEHAVGCHPDMHRAMDHYRRAAELGHQKAVERLSNI from the coding sequence ATGGCTATGGGTCGCGAACAGCTATACGATGGACATATCAATATGTACCCCCACACAGAACAGCAATCTAAACGGAAATCGGTAGTATTCAACGGAAAAGGCGAGGTAGTGAATGACGGGGGGTATGCGCCGTACCCAGTAGAAGAGATGCCGGTGCGGATGGGGACCGGGTTTCTGCCTCCCCAGCGGCCTGCATTGGAGAGCAGGACGGGTAGCATGGACAGCGGCGTACTGAAGCCGTCCATCTACCTGCAGCCGGGACAGCATAAAAGCAGCCCGGGCTTGCCCACAGAAAACCGCCCCACCACATGGTATGCGTCGCCTACCAAGAGCAGCCTAGATGGCGGGTCTCCGTCGTCGACGGCGTCacgggagcgtgcacacAAGGCAAGGAACAGACCCTTGCCGGAGTTCAGCAAGGATGCGCTCTACTTTTACAAGATATTTGAGAAGACGATAAGCGACTCCGGGACATTCACACCGTCGGTGCAGATGAAGTGGTGCGAGACATTGTTGGAGTACGCATTCAAGCCCGACTTCATTGCACACTACAGCATTAATGCCGAGAAGCTGAAGCGTGAACTGACCCCTGAAGAACAGCAGAAAAACAAGACGACACTACTGGAGCACGCGCTAAAGGTGCTCAGTAAGCTGATGAGGATGAAGTATGCCCCAGCATTGTATCTAATGGGCACGCTATACTCGCAACAGCCATACCTGCGCGTTGATCACGATGGGATTGTTTCCAAGAACGACCAAAAGGCTCTAGAGTACTACAAGTCCGCTGCCAAGCTAAAAAATGCTGATGGGTGCTACAGAGCTGGAGTGTCGTACGAATATAACCGAGGGATGCCTGCAAATATCAGTCGCAGGGATCGGCTTTTGACTGCGGTGTCCTTTTATGAGAAGGGTGCTGCATGCGCTGATGCGTCTTCCGGACAGAGCAGTAGCATGTATAAGTTGGGTATGTTCCAACTGAATGGCCTGGTGGATGATGACACAGGTGAAATTATTGTTGAACAGGATGTCATTTCTGCTATACGATGGTTCGAGCGGGCTGCTGCACACGACAAGACCGTCTCTCCCCAGGCGTTATACGAACTCGCAAAGATCTATGAATTTGATTGTTTGCATCcacagctgcagcaggctgTCAAGTTGCAGCACGTTCCACAAGATACCCTAAAGGCTCTAGACCTTTACATCAGATGTGCCATTAAATTTAATTATCCGCTTGCTCAGTGGAAGCTGGGACACTGCTACGAGTACGCTGAATTACACTTGCCGTATAGCCCTGAGAAATCCATCGTGTGGTACTTGAAGGCTGCAAACGCAGCACCAAAGGGAAATGCCATGGCTATGCTCGCTTTGAGTGGTTGGTACCTAACTGGTGTCAAGGGCGTGCTGGAACCCAACGCTTCAGAATCTTACAAATGGGCGTATAAAGCATCCATTGCTTCCGAAGGCCGGCTACCGAAAGCGGAGTATGCCTTGGGCTTCTATACGGAGCACGCGGTCGGCTGTCATCCCGACATGCACAGGGCGATGGACCATTATAGACGTGCAGCAGAACTAGGCCATCAAAAAGCTGTGGAACGTTTAAGTAATATCTAA